In Fusarium oxysporum Fo47 chromosome IX, complete sequence, the following proteins share a genomic window:
- a CDS encoding aspartic peptidase domain-containing protein, which yields MLSALFLAIAAPALAHATAPQEDGLIRFPLKVSTGAPVVKGVTKRQNEVALESQQNGFFYSIDVELGTPGQKVTVNLDTGSAELWVNPVCSKAQQPAFCESFGHFGESSTWVNLNTTGGVVYGTGYAYWNYGYDHVVVGSANIRNQVFGVAYDSSFTSVGIMGAAPDLNGWDAPYPLVIDSMVRQGLIKSRALSLDIRTLDSDRGAVIFGGLDTKKYTGHLEKRPIIPAESSPDGLTRYWVHLDGISIIQDDGSEDAIFSQTNGQPVLLDSGYTVSALPGPIFNKIVAAFPTAQRTPGAYVDVDCSVADLKGTVDFKFGNTVIKVPYADFIWHNDDRCVLGVFQDDEFPVLGDTFLRAAYVVYDWDNRNVWLANNEDCGTNLVAIGTGPNAVPDLVGECGSDSTTTSGAPTSTETASESVTESVSSAETTADTTLSFSTTRYSNTTFTTSKPGSTSTGGSGNTYVLPTASAPSTTITSTVTTSKVYTVTACPPSVTDCPVGHVTTEIITSLTTYCPGSEATGVAPQPTKGPVKSTLTSTRVYTITSCPGSGSCNKGDVTTEIVHNTQIINPEQPTGVYTIPEAIQCGFGNFGCKEATTKGYRTVTITSVVKAPKPTPVPGYCTTCGPPGSNHHNNGTFTGHYTKPGYEQPTKGHATQDYPEPTGTASKPTGGNPLEELHTYKPTHVYAQPPNTVATVVKPTGTPVDSTPSEPTGTSPAIVNGASAWNVPALAAFIVGAFVAAL from the exons ATGTTGTCCGCTCTTTTCCTCGCCATCGCGGCCCCCGCGTTGGCTCACGCTACCGCTCCCCAAGAAGATGGCCTCATTCGCTTCCCCCTCAAGGTTTCCACCGGCGCACCCGTTGTAAAGGGCGTTACCAAGCGCCAAAACGAAGTCGCTCTTGAGAGCCAGCAGAATGGTTTCTTCTACAGCATTGACGTTGAGCTCGGTACGCCGGGGCAGAAGGTCACCGTCAATCTGGACACGGGCTCTGCAGAGCTCTGGGTCAACCCCGTTTGCTCAAAGGCGCAGCAGCCCGCGTTTTGCGAGTCTTTTGGTCATTTCGGCGAGAGTAGTACCTGGGTTAACCTTAACACTACTGGCGGTGTTGTCTACGGCACTGGGTATGCTTATTGGAACTATGGTTACGACCATGTTGTCGTTGGAT CTGCGAATATTCGCAACCAAGTTTTCGGTGTCGCATACGATAGTTCTTTTACCAGTGTCGGCATCATGGGCGCTGCGCCTGATCTGAATGGTTGGGATGCGCCTTACCCCCTCGTGATTGACAGCATGGTCCGACAGGGCCTTATCAAGAGTCGCGCATTGAGTCTCGATATTCGCACTCTCGATAGCGATCGCGGCGCAGTTATCTTCGGTGGTCTCGACACCAAGAAGTATACCGGCCATCTTGAGAAGCGCCCCATCATCCCCGCCGAGTCATCCCCCGATGGTCTCACCCG CTACTGGGTTCACCTCGAcggcatcagcatcatccaagaCGACGGTTCCGAAGACGCAATCTTCTCCCAGACGAACGGCCAGCCCGTCCTCCTCGACAGCGGATACACCGTCAGCGCACTCCCCGgccccatcttcaacaagatcgtCGCAGCGTTCCCCACGGCCCAGCGAACCCCCGGCGCTTACGTCGATGTCGATTGCTCCGTCGCCGATCTCAAGGGCACCGTCGACTTCAAGTTCGGCAACACCGTCATCAAGGTCCCCTACGCAGACTTCATCTGGCACAACGACGATCGCTGTGTTCTCGGTGTTTTCCAGGACGATGAGTTCCCTGTTCTCGGCGACACTTTCCTCCGCGCTGCCTACGTCGTGTACGATTGGGATAACAGGAATGTCTGGCTCGCTAACAACGAGGATTGCGGTACCAACCTCGTCGCCATCGGCACTGGTCCCAATGCCGTGCCTGACTTGGTTGGTGAGTGCGGCTCTGACTCTACCACTACTTCTGGAGCTCCTACTTCCACCGAGACTGCTTCTGAGTCTGTCACCGAGTCTGTTTCTTCTGCTGAAACGACTGCCGATACCACCCTTTCCTTCTCTACTACTCGTTACTCCAACACTACTTTCACAACCTCCAAGCCTGGATCAACCTCTACTGGCGGATCTGGCAACACTTATGTTCTCCCTACTGCTTCCGCTCCCTCTACAACCATCACTTCCACCGTCACAACCAGCAAGGTCTACACGGTCACTGCCTGCCCTCCCAGCGTCACCGACTGTCCCGTCGGCCATGTCACCACCGAGATCATCACCTCTCTCACAACATACTGCCCCGGCTCCGAGGCTACAGGCGTTGCTCCTCAACCCACCAAGGGTCCCGTCAAGTCAACCCTCACATCGACACGCGTGTACACCATCACTTCCTGCCCCGGCTCCGGCTCCTGCAACAAGGGCGACGTCACCACCGAGATCGTGCACAACACGCAGATCATCAACCCCGAGCAACCAACCGGCGTGTACACCATCCCCGAAGCCATCCAGTGCGGTTTTGGAAACTTTGGCTGCAAGGAGGCTACCACCAAGGGATACCGCACCGTCACCATCACATCGGTCGTCAAGGCGCCCAAGCCTACTCCTGTTCCTGGCTACTGCACTACCTGCGGACCTCCTGGCTCCAACCATCACAACAACGGTACTTTCACAGGTCACTACACCAAGCCTGGTTATGAGCAACCCACCAAGGGCCACGCTACACAGGATTACCCCGAGCCTACTGGCACCGCTTCCAAGCCTACGGGCGGCAACCCTCTTGAGGAGCTTCACACCTACAAGCCCACTCACGTCTACGCCCAACCCCCCAACACCGTCGCTACCGTCGTCAAGCCAACAGGTACACCCGTTGACTCAACACCCTCCGAGCCAACGGGCACCAGCCCCGCGATCGTCAACGGCGCGAGCGCATGGAACGTTCCAGCTCTTGCGGCGTTTATCGTCGGCGCATTTGTCGCAGCTCTGTAA
- a CDS encoding beta-eliminating lyase: protein MPSQIPTSIPRYSFMDDYSEGAHPALLKALITSNTTQETGYGGDTYCDLARQRIRRHLGRNDVGIFFVPSGTSANAISIAACLRPHEAVIAASSGHIVTRETGAVEASGHKIINVTPQNGKLTPATIERALDDNWHFPHMAKPRLVYISNATEIGTIYSRTELAAIKQVCEKNGLILFLDGARIGTALASKANDMTLSDILELTDIFWIGGTKNGALLGEAVVVKDARLSSEFEFYVKQHGSLLAKGRVIGAQFAELFEGDLYFELARKANLAAESLSSGIAQGGFSVYAATETNQVFAVLPLGLIKVLKESFTFYVWEKCGDDEAVIRLLTTWATEGAQVERFVEMVHSWTG from the coding sequence ATGCCGTCTCAAATACCAACTTCAATTCCTCGCTATAGTTTCATGGACGATTATAGCGAGGGTGCACATCCTGCTCTTCTCAAAGCGTTAATCACCAGCAATACAACCCAAGAAACCGGCTACGGAGGCGATACGTACTGCGATCTTGCACGGCAACGAATTCGTCGACATCTCGGCCGTAATGACGTTGGCATATTCTTCGTGCCGAGTGGGACATCAGCCAATGCTATCTCTATCGCTGCATGTCTTCGACCCCATGAAGCTGTTATCGCTGCTAGCTCCGGGCATATCGTTACAAGAGAAACAGGCGCGGTAGAAGCAAGCGGCCACAAAATCATCAACGTCACACCTCAGAATGGAAAACTTACGCCTGCGACGATCGAGCGAGCATTAGATGATAATTGGCATTTTCCTCACATGGCGAAACCTCGACTGGTGTATATATCCAACGCAACTGAGATCGGAACCATATACTCGAGAACCGAACTCGCAGCTATAAAACAAGTCTGCGAAAAGAACGGCCTGATTCTCTTCCTCGACGGCGCTCGAATAGGCACAGCCCTCGCCTCAAAGGCAAACGACATGACCCTCTCCGACATACTCGAACTCACAGACATATTCTGGATTGGCGGCACAAAAAACGGCGCCCTTCTCGGCGAAGCCGTAGTCGTAAAAGACGCCCGCCTCTCCTCCGAATTCGAATTCTACGTCAAACAGCACGGTTCGCTCCTCGCAAAAGGCCGTGTCATCGGCGCACAATTCGCAGAGCTCTTCGAGGGAGATCTCTACTTTGAACTAGCGCGTAAGGCGAATTTGGCAGCTGAGTCGTTATCGAGCGGTATTGCGCAGGGGGGATTTTCAGTATATGCTGCGACGGAGACGAATCAGGTTTTTGCGGTGTTGCCGTTGGGACTGATCAAAGTACTGAAGGAGAGTTTTACTTTTTATGTTTGGGAGAAGtgcggtgatgatgaggctGTTATTAGATTGTTGACGACGTGGGCGACCGAAGGGGCGCAGGTTGAGAGGTTTGTGGAGATGGTGCATTCTTGGACGGGGTAG
- a CDS encoding calcium-activated chloride channel-domain-containing protein encodes MPSMGFEDKTTYNDKYVVLYDFGETDHDTAIKEFKTLVADLEETGFDVEVRAGYEQSLLVFAKAPRELLGNAVYKSRVKDWLYGITPNHPGGDKNTVVDGAYEAEDILSVYHIVNWSKDLGGAGITPGTGKWENVKAIFPIHNSKVNQSLLKYLSRKFFLSNEDIDQIRNLHGSKVAFYFAFIQAYLLFLTFPAITGVIAWLWLPRYSLAYGILTSVWCTVFLEYWKIQEIDLSLRWNVKGIQHVKVNRPQFKYDYEYVDEGGRKHYYFPRWKKVVRQLLQIPFLIVAFLALGITIIAVFTIEILISETYAGPYKDYLEYLPTILLAVSLPYITSALEDAAEWMTEFENHRTADLHEMSLTQKVFVLNMFTNYLPIFLTAFIYIPFGGTVVPKLENFLSAAFASVGKKFVHQPFHLDADRLRNEVIALTVTGQLSGFFEENIVPMLKHKFSDWYRDYRRARSKGDMLLAVVKDDPEETAFLSRVRNEAILPKYNVQDDIAEIVLQFGYLALFSPVWPIIPMGFLINNWIELRSDFAKISLEHQRPAPVRSDGIGPWIYSLEALTWLGSICTAAIVHLFSADKIGNTLGNWATLPVTVFISEHVLLLLRSLVRFTLQQIGSQRIREDYNQRYANRVKYLEELETKKQQSGLAVREAHRERRKSVLVMERDPFWTKQVHDGASELAGITLIQQVKRNEEPGDQEKKD; translated from the exons ATGCCGAGTATGGGGTTCGAGGATAAGACGACGTACAACGACAAGTATGTCGTTTTGTACGATTTTGGTGAGACGG ATCATGATACGGCTATCAAGGAGTTCAAGACCCTAGTTGCGGATCTGGAAGAAACTGGTTTCGACGTCGAAGTCAGAGCTGGTTATGAACAATCCCTTCTTGTATTCGCCAAAGCACCACGTGAACTTCTCGGCAACGCTGTTTATAAATCAAG GGTTAAGGACTGGCTATACGGCATCACGCCAAATCACCCAGGCGGTGATAAAAACACAGTCGTCGATGGAGCTtacgaagcagaagacaTTCTCTCAGTTTACCATATTGTCAATTGGTCCAAGGATCTTGGTGGTGCAGGCATCACCCCCGGAACAGGAAAATGGGAGAACGTCAAGGCGATATTCCCCATTCATAATTCCAAGGTCAATCAGTCTCTGCTCAAGTATTTGAGCCGAAAGTTTTTCTTAAGCAACGAGGACATTGATCAGATTCGCAACCTCCACGGCTCAAAG GTCGCCTTTTACTTCGCTTTCATCCAAGCCtatcttctcttcctcaccTTCCCCGCCATAACAGGTGTTATCGCATGGCTCTGGCTTCCACGGTACTCCCTCGCCTACGGCATTCTTACCAGCGTCTGGTGCACTGTTTTCCTTGAGTACTGGAAGATTCAGGAGATCGATCTTAGTCTGCGCTGGAACGTCAAGGGCATTCAGcatgtcaaagtcaacaGGCCGCAGTTCAAGTATGACTATGAGtatgttgatgaaggcggaCGAAAACATTATTATTTTCCTAGATGGAAGAAGGTGGTGAGACAGCTGTTGCAGATTCCGTTCTTGATAGTGGCGTTTCTGGCGCTGGGCATCACCATCATTGCGGTGTTTACTATTGAGATTTTGATCTCTGAGACATACGCCGGTCCGTATAAGGATTACTTA GAATATCTTCCAACAATTCTTCTGGCTGTATCTCTCCCCTATATTACCTCCGCCCTCGAAGACGCAGCCGAATGGATGACTGAATTCGAAAACCACCGCACCGCCGATCTGCACGAAATGTCACTCACGCAAAAAGTCTTTGTCCTCAACATGTTCACAAACTACCTCCCTATCTTCCTTACGGCCTTTATCTACATACCCTTCGGTGGGACCGTCGTCCCCAAGCTTGAGAATTTCTTATCAGCTGCGTTTGCGAGCGTCGGCAAGAAATTCGTTCATCAGCCGTTTCATCTTGATGCTGATAGGTTGAGAAACGAAGTAATCGCTTTGACAGTCACAGGTCAACTCTCTGGTTTCTTTGAAGAGAATATCGTCCCGATGCTGAAGCATAAGTTCTCGGATTGGTATAGGGATTATCGAAGGGCGAGATCGAAGGGCGATATGCTTCTTGCGGTGGTGAAGGATGATCCTGAAGAAACAGCTTTCTTATCACGTGTTCGAAACGAGGCGATTCTTCCAAAGTACAACGTTCAAGATGACATTGCAGAAATCGTTCTTCAATTCGGATATCTCGCTTTATTCTCTCCAGTCTGGCCAATTATCCCAATGGGctttctcatcaacaactggATTGAGCTACGATCTGATTTCGCAAAGATCTCACTGGAGCATCAACGCCCCGCACCAGTTCGCTCAGACGGAATCGGCCCTTGGATCTACTCCCTCGAAGCGCTGACATGGCTCGGAAGTATCTGCACCGCAGCGATTGTCCATCTTTTCAGTGCCGATAAAATCGGGAATACATTGGGAAACTGGGCGACTCTTCCCGTCACGGTTTTTATCAGCGAACAcgttcttctcctccttcgcTCCCTCGTCCGCTTCACTCTTCAACAAATCGGCTCACAGCGTATTCGAGAAGATTACAACCAGCGCTATGCAAACCGTGTCAAGTatcttgaagagctggagaCGAAGAAACAGCAGTCTGGACTAGCTGTACGTGAAGCGCATCGCGAGCGACGCAAGTCAgttttggtgatggagagaGATCCATTCTGGACGAAGCAGGTCCATGACGGTGCTAGTGAGTTAGCAGGTATTACGCTCATTCAACAGGTGAAGAGGAATGAAGAGCCAGGGGatcaggagaagaaggattaG
- a CDS encoding major facilitator superfamily domain-containing protein, with product MALYKSTKMDHVQADKETHDLDDTPQSIVAHPTWTDDEEKAVVRKLDMILMPLLVLGFYALQLDRSNISNALTDTLTTDLNITKDDVNLGDQLMMAGIIIAEIPSNIILQKLGAPIWLTGQVLIWGTVALTQAWVTNVHSFFATRFLLGFFEAGFIPGGQYMLALFYREKELALRTSVFYFGNYFATATGSLIAAGVLQMGGIAGLAGWQWLFIIEGIFTLLVFFVFILLLPRSPIHTKPIHGRFDLFTSREREIMHDRIYQEDISKTEAHAKITFRGVTAALTDYRIWIHTILNVISLAPKGGLQLYGPTIIRSLGFSKINSNLLNSVSSFLVIFLSFAIAWASDKTKQRGLWCMVAFLWSITFGGALFGSTDKDKWTKYALFTLLSSGNALSQGLNDAWLSINTRSAEKRSIGLALVVIGSNAGGLAGKQLFRESDAPKYTKGFLAIVLLYAAALPITAVIMGVYWRQNKKLERELVENEGDVDEQDVMKNDSPLSTADSQMPVDPDSITSPVKLSICTPRQDPRAIMDSPHTDEKNTILNEQERKQAECIRELKNRVNADQRSDSERVEALQKENRLLRQQLIDVQTKMSRMMASVQLLSDSVAKTLDDTASGEGDERRRDGERERDQRVNGKTRNDEQIVEESALQSIDLEAFDPSILDFDAPFSSSNVSAPTTDNGISSELINVSGTSPFYSQIPNIWSHEYQMGMQPYLTAINATAESSMVLGKDYSFTNSPFSDHIQLLQRMLKNKLNTLGFVPEGHNPVQSVYQPVLMVLSMFNSMTRPDVMAWYAKTRFYHIIELTAWQLYPSSATFNKLHPRYRPTTAQLENPHPGIIDWIPFPTIRDRLIQLHSANPHIDQIFCDAVTGYVVEALMSDLVLGAPQITVYVRVTDLINTMSSGTSESENTIAMLPAPDISTLFSSPAYARAAFNKLNMDKGAGYYKIDPAFFEKYPELWDQASDLTATGMPLKPKYQKILTYPKPLDSSTVETYRSFIDFSLDAANTISMSP from the exons ATGGCGCTATATAAATCTACTAAGATGGATCACGTTCAGGCTGATAAGGAAACCCacgatcttgatgatacGCCGCAGTCTATTGTTGCGCATCCTACTTGGacagatgacgaagagaagGCAGTTGTCAGAAA GCTCGACATGATCCTCATGCCCCTTCTCGTCCTCGGCTTCTACGCCCTCCAGCTCGACCGCAGCAACATCAGCAACGCCCTAACCGACACGCTCACAACCGATCTaaacatcaccaaagacGATGTCAATCTTGGCGACCAGCTCATGATGGCCGGCATAATCATCGCCGAAATCCCCTCCAACATCATCCTTCAAAAACTCGGCGCGCCGATCTGGCTGACGGGCCAGGTGCTTATCTGGGGAACTGTTGCGTTGACACAAGCTTGGGTTACGAACGTGCATTCCTTCTTTGCGACACGATTTCTTTTGGGGTTCTTCGAAGCTGGATTTATTCCCGGCGGACAGTATATGCTTGCGCTGTTTTATCGGGAGAAGGAGTTGGCGTTGAGGACGTCGGTTTTTTATTTTGGGAATTACTTTGCTACTGCTACGGGGTCGCTGATTGCTGCTGGTGTCTTGCAGATGGGCGGTATAGCTGGTCTGGCAGGCTGGCAGTGGCTCTTCATCA TTGAGGGCATCTTTACTCTACtggtcttcttcgtcttcatccttcttctaCCCCGATCACCAATTCACACGAAACCTATTCACGGCCGTTTCGACCTTTTCACCTCTCGTGAGCGTGAAATCATGCACGACCGAATCTATCAAGAAGACATCTCCAAGACCGAAGCGCACGCAAAGATCACATTCCGAGGCGTTACCGCCGCCCTCACTGATTACCGTATATGGATCCACACTATTCTAAACGTCATATCTCTCGCTCCAAAGGGCGGCCTTCAACTCTACGGACCAACCATCATTCGAAGTCTAGgcttcagcaagatcaactCCAACCTTCTAAACTCCGTCAGCAGCTTCCTCGTCATTTTTCTCAGCTTCGCCATCGCTTGGGCTTCCGACAAAACGAAGCAGCGAGGTCTATGGTGCATGGTCGCGTTTCTTTGGAGTATTACATTCGGCGGTGCTTTGTTTGGATCTACTGATAAAGACAAGTGGACCAAATACGCCCTCTTCACCCTCTTAAGTAGTGGCAATGCGTTATCTCAAGGTCTCAATGATGCCTGGTTGAGTATCAATACTCGATCTGCTGAGAAGCGCAGTATTGGATTGGCGTTGGTTGTCATTGGGAGTAATGCTGGTGGACTAGCTGGAAAGCAGCTTTTTCGTGAGAGTGATGCGCCAAAGTATACAAAGGGATTCTTGGCTATTGTCTTGCTGTATGCGGCTGCTCTGCCGATTACTGCGGTGATTATGGGGGTTTACTGGCGACAGAATAAGAAATTGGAGAGGGAGCTCGTTGAGAATGAaggggatgttgatgagcag GACGTGATGAAGAATGATA GCCCCCTCTCCACCGCTGACTCTCAAATGCCGGTCGATCCAGACTCGATAACAAGCCCTGTCAAGCTGAGCATCTGCACACCGAGACAAGATCCCCGGGCCATCATGGACTCACCTCACACGGACGAGAAGAACACCATTCTGAATGAGCAAGAACGAAA ACAGGCAGAATGTATTCGCGAGCTGAAGAACCGCGTGAATGCGGACCAGCGATCTGATAGTGAGCGTGTAGAAGCGCTTCAGAAGGAGAATCGATTGCTGAGACAGCAGTTGATTGATGTTCAGACGAAAATGTCGCGGATGATGGCGTCGGTGCAGTTGTTGAGTGACTCGGTGGCTAAGACGCTTGATGATACGGCGAGTGGCGAGGGGGATGAGCGACGCAGAGATGGtgagagagaaagagatcAGCGGGTGAATGGGAAGACTAGGAATGATGAACAGATTGTTGAAGAGTCGGCGTTGCAGTCGATTGACTTGGAGGCGTTTGATCCGTCGATTCTGGACTTTGATGCACCgttttcatcatcaaacGTCAGCG CTCCAACGACAGATAATGGCATCTCATCAGAACTCATCAATGTTTCCGGAACAAGTCCATTCTACTCTCAGATCCCAAACATCTGGAGCCACGAGTATCAGATGGGCATGCAGCCTTATCTAACTGCCATCAATGCGACAGCCGAGTCAAGCATGGTTTTAGGGAAAGATTACTCATTTACCAATTCACCATTCTCGGATCATATCCAATTACTTCAGCGAatgctcaagaacaagcttAATACTCTTGGATTTGTTCCAGAAGGTCATAATCCTGTCCAGAG TGTCTACCAACCAGTCCTTATGGTCTTATCCATGTTCAACAGCATGACCCGTCCAGACGTAATGGCATGGTACGCCAAAACACGCTTCTACCACATCATCGAACTCACAGCCTGGCAACTCTACCCATCCTCCGCAACCTTCAACAAACTCCATCCCCGCTATCGCCCTACAACAGCACAGCTTGAAAATCCTCACCCCGGCATCATCGACTGGATCCCCTTTCCTACAATTCGCGATCGCTTAATTCAGCTGCACTCTGCAAACCCTCACATCGACCAGATCTTCTGCGACGCTGTAACAGGCTACGTCGTTGAGGCGCTCATGTCAGATCTCGTCCTGGGTGCCCCGCAGATAACGGTCTACGTGCGTGTAACAgacctcatcaacaccatgtcGTCCGGAACATCCGAGAGCGAAAACACAATTGCCATGCTCCCTGCACCAGACATTTCAACGTTATTCTCATCACCTGCGTATGCTCGCGCCGCGTTTAATAAATTGAACATGGACAAGGGCGCGGGCTACTACAAGATCGACCCCGCATTCTTCGAAAAGTATCCTGAACTCTGGGACCAGGCCAGCGATCTCACAGCAACGGGAATGCCGCTGAAGCCAAAGTATCAAAAGATCCTTACGTATCCGAAACCGCTCGACTCCTCAACTGTGGAGACTTATCGAAGCTTCATCGATTTTTCTCTCGATGCAGCGAATACGATATCAATGTCCCCATGA
- a CDS encoding alkaline-phosphatase-like protein, whose protein sequence is MSKDPSKPNIVLILADNLGWGELGCYGGGILRGAATPRIDKLATEGLLLHNFNVESDCVPTRSALMTGRHPIRTGCRQSVPAGFPQGLTNWERTLPECLKPKGYATAHHGKWHLGDIPGRYPSDRGFDEWFGIPRTTDESQFTSALGYTPEVAELPYIMKGVAGQDSENVCVYDLEKRRLIDEMLVDQSKDWLSRQVKAEKPFFLYHPLVHLHFPTLPHREFEGKTGQGEFADSMAEMDYRVGQLIDHLDDLGVRDNTVLIFASDNGPEFRPPYRGTAGPWSGTYHTAMEGSLRVPFIIRWPGKVPVGVTSNETVHVTDIFTTILEIAGAEAPSDRPIDGISQVAFFKDPTAVKSRREGFLFYIKDELRAVKWKDWKLHLVWEPKVNQSSGKLESPYLFNVVRDPKEETDILAYNTWVLQPVMKLRAAFEKSLRSDPAPPDPLKGL, encoded by the coding sequence ATGTCCAAAGATCCATCAAAACCAAACATCGTGCTCATCCTAGCTGACAATCTCGGTTGGGGTGAGCTCGGCTGCTATGGCGGAGGCATTCTTCGCGGCGCTGCGACACCGCGCATCGACAAACTCGCCACagaaggtcttcttcttcataaCTTCAACGTGGAGAGTGATTGCGTTCCCACGCGCTCGGCCTTGATGACAGGTCGTCATCCCATCCGAACTGGCTGCCGACAATCTGTGCCAGCTGGATTTCCTCAAGGTCTTACAAATTGGGAGCGTACACTGCCGGAATGTCTCAAGCCAAAGGGTTATGCGACGGCTCATCATGGAAAGTGGCATCTTGGTGATATTCCTGGTCGGTATCCTTCTGATAGGGGGTTTGACGAGTGGTTTGGAATTCCGAGAACGACTGATGAGAGTCAGTTTACGTCTGCTTTGGGATATACACCTGAAGTTGCGGAATTGCCATACATCATGAAAGGTGTTGCGGGACAAGATTCTGAGAATGTTTGCGTGTATGATCTCGAAAAGCGAAGGCTGATCGATGAGATGCTAGTTGACCAGTCAAAAGACTGGCTGTCGCGTCAAGTCAAGGCGGAGaagcccttcttcttgtacCATCCGCTCGTGCATCTGCATTTTCCAACTCTGCCACATCGCGAATTCGAGGGGAAGACAGGGCAGGGAGAGTTTGCTGACTCTATGGCTGAGATGGACTACCGAGTTGGGCAACTGATCGATCATCTGGATGACCTTGGAGTTCGCGATAACACGGTCCTGATATTTGCCTCTGATAATGGACCTGAGTTCAGACCTCCATACAGAGGTACTGCCGGTCCGTGGTCTGGGACATACCATACTGCGATGGAGGGCAGTTTGAGAGTCCCTTTCATCATCCGATGGCCAGGAAAGGTGCCTGTTGGAGTAACATCCAACGAAACGGTCCACGTCACCGATATTTTCACGACCATCCTCGAAATCGCCGGCGCAGAAGCGCCATCCGACAGACCAATTGATGGTATCAGCCAAGTAGCCTTCTTCAAGGATCCGACTGCTGTCAAATCTCGGCGTGAAGGCTTCCTCTTCTACATCAAGGATGAGCTACGAGCTGTGAAGTGGAAAGACTGGAAGCTTCATTTGGTCTGGGAACCAAAGGTCAACCAATCTTCTGGAAAGCTGGAATCTCCGTATTTGTTCAATGTGGTGAGAGATCCAAAGGAGGAAACAGATATTTTGGCGTACAATACCTGGGTCTTGCAGCCGGTTATGAAGCTGAGAGCGGCATTTGAGAAGAGTTTGAGGAGTGATCCGGCACCGCCTGACCCACTCAAAGGTCTCTAA